The genomic stretch CCCTCCACCTACTTCCGCAAGAAGTTCCAGCTCTCCGGGCCCGTGTCCTCGGCCACGCTGGAGCTCCTCTTCGAGGATGGAATCGCCGTCTTCGTGAACGGCACGCAGGTGTGCTCACGCAACATCGGGCGCCTGGCGCACGCGAAGTACGCAACGGGCTCGCTGGAGAACGCGCGGGAGAAGGTGGACCTGGTGCTTCAGCCCAACCCCTTCGTGGTGGGCGAGAACACCCTCGCCGGGGTGGTGAAACAGGTGGGCGCCACGTCTCCGGATCTCTCGTTTGATCTCGCCCTGGACGTGGGAATCCAACGGGAGGCCCGGCCCCCCACGGGCCTCCCTCCGCGCCGGTAGTAGAACTAACTGTCCAATGTTGTGCGATTAGATCGCTTTTAAAGAGTCTGACACCAAGAAGATCTACGGTGCGGCTCGCTATGGCGCGCATTCGTCCTGTCGATCAACCCCTCCGCCGCGATGTCCGGCTCCTGGGCCGGCTGCTAGGTGAAGTCCTCATCGAGCAGCACGGGCAACCGCTCTTCGAGCTGGAAGAGCAGGTCCGCCATCTGGCCATCCAGCGCCGCCGGGGCCCCAAGCCGGGACGCCGGGCGGCGGCCGCGGAGCTGGCGGCGCTCCTGGAGAAGCTGCCGCTGGACCAGGCCGAGCTGGTGCTCCGGGCCTTCTCCGTCTACTTCCAGCTGGCCAACCTCGCCGAGCAGCACCACCGCATCCGCCGCACGCGCGGACACGCCAGCGCCGCGGAGGCCACGGCCCAGCGGGGCTCGATGGAGGCCGCCTTCCGGACCCTGAAAGAGGCCGGAGTCCCCGCCGGGAAGGTCCGCGAGGCCCTGGGCGCCCTGGACGTGACGCTGACGCTCACCGCGCACCCCACCCAGGCCGCGCGGCGCACGCTGCTGGAGAAGCTCTACCGCATCGAGCGGTTGATGGAGGAGCGCGACCGCTGCCAGCTCACACCCCTGGAGCTGGCCGACAACCTGGAGTCCGTCCGCGAGGAGCTCACCGCCCTGTGGCAGTCGGACGAGCTGCGGCGCATGCGCCCCACCGTGGGCGACGAGGTGAAGAACGCCCTCTGGTACGTGGAGGAGGTGCTGGCCGACCAGCTCTCCCGGCTCCCGGAGCTGTTCGCCTGGGCGTTCGACCGCGTCTATGGCGAGCCCCTGGGGCCCATCGCCTCGCCCGTGCGCGTGCACTCGTGGGTGGGCGGGGACATGGATGGCAACCCGCTGGTGACGCCCGAGGTGCTGGCGGACACCCTGCGCGCCCACCGCGCCCGTGGCCTGCGCCTGCTGCTGCGCGATGTGGAGGCGCTGGGCGCCGCGCTGTCCCAGTCGGACCGGCACACGTCCCCGCCCGAGGCCCTGCGGCAATCTCTGGAGAAGGATGGGGCGGAGCTGCCCGAGGTGGCCGAGCGCCAGGGGTCTCGCACCGCGGGCGAGCCGTGGCGGCGCAAGCTGCGCTTCATGGAGGCCCGGCTCCAGCTCGCGCTCCAGCATGTGGAGGGCCGGCGCGGGGGCCGCACGGGGCCCATGGCCGCCGGGGCCTACCGTTCCCCCTCGGCCTTCCTGGAGGACCTGGGGCTCATCGAGCGCACCCTGCTGGAGGTGAAGGCCTCCCGCGCGGGCGTGCGGCAGGTGCGCCGGGTGATGGAGCGCGTGCGCTCGCTGGGCTTCCACCTGGCGGAGCTGGAGTTCCGCGTGCCCGCGGAGGATGTGCTCAGCGCCCGGGCCTCGTTGAACGGCGGCCCCGCGCCGACGGAGGGCGGGGCGCGGCTGCTCGCGGTGCTGGAGCGGGTGAAGGAGGCCCAGAGCGAGTCGGGCGAGGAGTGCTGCCGCACGTTCATCATGTCCATGGCGAGCACCGCCGAGGACGTGCTGGCCGCGTTCGAGTGCGCCAAGCACGCCGGGCTCTGGGATGAGGCGCGGGGCTGCGCCACGGTGGACATCGTCCCCCTGTTCGAGCAGCTCGGCGCGCTGGACGGTGGGCCCGCGGTGCTCCAGACGCTCTTCACGAACCCTGCCTACCGGCGCCACCTGGATGCCCGGGGCGTGCAGGAGGTGATGGTGGGCTACAGCGACTCGGGCAAGGAGGTGGGGCTCTTGGCCGCCTCCGCCGCGCTCCAGCGGGCGCAGGTCGCGCTGTCCCGGGTGGCCAAGGAGGCGGGGGTTCCGCTGCGCCTCTTC from Stigmatella aurantiaca encodes the following:
- a CDS encoding phosphoenolpyruvate carboxylase — its product is MARIRPVDQPLRRDVRLLGRLLGEVLIEQHGQPLFELEEQVRHLAIQRRRGPKPGRRAAAAELAALLEKLPLDQAELVLRAFSVYFQLANLAEQHHRIRRTRGHASAAEATAQRGSMEAAFRTLKEAGVPAGKVREALGALDVTLTLTAHPTQAARRTLLEKLYRIERLMEERDRCQLTPLELADNLESVREELTALWQSDELRRMRPTVGDEVKNALWYVEEVLADQLSRLPELFAWAFDRVYGEPLGPIASPVRVHSWVGGDMDGNPLVTPEVLADTLRAHRARGLRLLLRDVEALGAALSQSDRHTSPPEALRQSLEKDGAELPEVAERQGSRTAGEPWRRKLRFMEARLQLALQHVEGRRGGRTGPMAAGAYRSPSAFLEDLGLIERTLLEVKASRAGVRQVRRVMERVRSLGFHLAELEFRVPAEDVLSARASLNGGPAPTEGGARLLAVLERVKEAQSESGEECCRTFIMSMASTAEDVLAAFECAKHAGLWDEARGCATVDIVPLFEQLGALDGGPAVLQTLFTNPAYRRHLDARGVQEVMVGYSDSGKEVGLLAASAALQRAQVALSRVAKEAGVPLRLFHGRGESVARGGGPAQQAILALPAGSLAGGYKATEQGEALDHKYSRPDLARRSLELVLAGVLLHRMDAQPRPTEEDEAAFRQVFDTLAEKGRREYRALVWEDPRFIEFFTAATPVEEISALPIGSRPSKRKAGGLESLRAIPWVFAWTQNRAILPGWFGVGSALEEYAAKPEGLAMLKRMYREWPFFRTVIDNVTMVLAKSDIAIASRYATLAPASTRPLWRLIRAEHARTRRQVKRLTGEERLLDHNPRLQRSIALRNPYVDPMSFLQVELLRRKRAGDPDCDRPLLLTLNGIAAGLRNTG